In Cydia fagiglandana chromosome 9, ilCydFagi1.1, whole genome shotgun sequence, a single window of DNA contains:
- the LOC134667434 gene encoding small subunit processome component 20 homolog isoform X2: MKIKPVKHKTTNTFRFVPFAERINSIDIRHAALYHIEHAYTEQPEENETHFHLALRKWHGLNLTLNFKKFKKEVFGIITVPQLVHRKDDVVEILEKYLNLEDQLCLQPLLEILVSLAKDLRDDFYPYFPRFLDILIRLLKTKDAERLEWTLVCLAFLFKILKPYLKKDIAVVLKRIIPLLSESQPQYINNFAAESFAFVARDIRDKKKFIELVLNYLQTNDDAISGCGHLIFEIIKGVPGKFHSCIETFIPLLLQHLKEHKPHQEILFKLLTQTLEDSLQTINYKEFSIFWTSILKYTEEMLKEDEQNKGLEFILRLAGQVIEHQKGKYLINPPQFVLLLIKVICEQSAENVLQVCAQIGALLLLSPNVSLSQEHAGIIVKVLLPLPYPNILINFVQNVIDYTQFDMHILPPFLKYVIQSGFDKDAMSTLSKICLKKSPLSMNGIKLFEWVKYPLDFGPNLPMFMEYFSSIINDDINNIIENPLKLMNVLVCLPHIEKINIDSCVAALSQLISKLVQILTNYNLENQSSGNKYHCSTTELSKSARKVLFILANAMESAIHISSCRNLKVICDIDTLLPVILPYAADPNYLAALHLTDLYLTACEQDNSLSSPILALIDSYLNANVSSPFHVVRLLTTHIYKLFENTEPINKTAQVGGITEKLSVFSMCYSVESTVPSIQEYRAQQNTLQKMVFNTTQYALLKDTDFHLYPLNYMFGVLYMNFKLLWEPVTEFIASYGNSLATDEFWPIFHKNLQTAFDNAKKDLKQFKFDDEFECEFDLLKELYAEHNNISERPDVYNYRDLLLKVMTNCIQVCEAKNRDVVVLFLNFIEEEYKRTDKANALKIDVESRNNAMDVDKPDEENVNDANVEEITDIVEDVKETVSGKVTFKTLINVMQVLAQFKNPRALHKEPVFWELYMEFLKHKNAGLQKFALDCVINYKNKSIVAYKSNLYNLVDDKKFKDELTLFKITEDAQNIHANDREHVIPIILRILYGKMTSKMATDKKGGGQTRRSLIMRYVAGCNEKELKMFVEMAFSHVKHYITMQPKEIYESIVSTLDLKSVIIPGKLHSILNLFEVVREYFGGYLKDELLSDLLKIFISVCSTVGAVLAHGDKVHVGYSKVMKNLRTLAIGILTKLFDQFDKYTWSSDELNVLFETLIWPLMSKLHIEGIHSPTALLKLLNTWCQNPRYYVLLVTCPERDSSLSAIPEIFKLLLAPKTNPVVVNMILDMVEKLLTLTEDEEDKELPAIVPFNTTQVESNTELSVEMNFGSKILLPHIPSILEVMKRRIANSAKSNTMNKRDLLILSRVTELVASPELCDELLNLLLPILVKKVCMNMAEENMEHAVNTIINLLGHSTNPQTYIKNIAVLFNKITLIDVRKLLLKLLSSIAETAPKNKEILARISNVISEMNAFNKRWIEQPDFDRRLDAYKTIYQLLDDNQIDLDLAILIVNNCFYFIRTEKDIGLRDGAGLCLKKILPKLLLKYWSATDGQFLVRDTVLSLISNGIRDSKNEILRNESINLLGELARECPSTDVVLSDLAHLTNNEDREVDFFDNMCHLQMHRRVRALMKFCKVAKKMTKCPSPRTLTNFILPLATIYICDDKYTDKNTLIDACIETVSTCCRLLPWYHYEVILKLYLNKMRHASDHQKQLTRLVVSILDAFHFDFSKAKNIELPKALLTNIDNRPQKNKKGKEDKTVNGNKTNAKEEVIEDDEETEGNDEKESDEAEKTTDNLEETQIDIDSELKAADAEAESEEPVSKEVTTVPAFERVTQVPPSLAKRIIKSLSAGLLPQLNRAIGKLTEHEESHKVNRRRLGLERQAEDMLRVPIALALVKLLQRLPGDVLRHQLPGIIIKLCSFLKSPLKQVRITARDIVKKIMVTIGTAYIGILLEHLTLLLTRGFQVHVLVATIHSVLDALKTDFKPGELNNNLDYILDVCINDLFGALSEEKEVDKLHYKTPEAKPSKKSYVTLMIVSQNITESCLINLLLPFKEVLQKHQSKKIVTKVQEALTHITSGLVTNKYIDVESLFIFLHGIASESIPEFVLGAPKREITQKQKEKMLTAKPDCFIIPETPKRNKEVQAKHVKVSAKANAHVLVEFSLNILYVILKREKVTRVECRAFVDPLIPLLVDALRSDHVKVTTVALKCIGTLWTIRVSTPTLEEMVKDIVKTMFLILHKYATFEISKQNDNYHLVRNAFKAITVLIRNVKYYKMEADQLKTLLLYAEEDCQNDEKQASSFSLLKAILEAKLVSTELHEVMEKVSKICILSESARSRDEARAIFVMYLTNYSPGKRLERHIQFFVSQLNYELQHGRESSLKFLEMIICKLQVAQLNKQSDYLLLALGACMLNDAAPACRAAAATCIELMLKRFPALERNKLFDLVTTFFEDTQPVHFELAAQLSIRFVNVEGDEFKSRLTTILPLVSGKLLLLTNDIGAGRFVKIQLEHADDKTDEEKQREKDHSLIQMLNLIDKITVQCESSLKNKKYINDYDEIAQQCQALLAYPHAWVRLRAAKVIHQILLAVDPQELDVVVRKKVESDRGFIFDNTEEALRSLVLDLCAQYTAGVSQEMAEQATAVLFQILKLVHSLPSFKLPSKVKDEDDMEGGGKVNIRWILFKLRKACNVEVAKAPGSMNIRISIFTMLLHLISSFETSDILHSIVDILLPPLVREMSTGDPMAPASPVKQLATRVGKKLRRRIGDIEYGKLLAEAQTRLNIRRAERKKVLLQEKVNNPEKAAKRKLQLKEKKKQSKKMKVEMMQGKRPRPKKRKAEDLDIEDALLADD; the protein is encoded by the exons ATGAAGATTAAACCCGTAAAACATAAAACAACCAACACCTTTCGG TTTGTTCCTTTCGCTGAACGGATCAACTCTATAGACATTCGACATGCAGCCCTTTATCACATAGAGCACGCATACACAGAACAACCTGAAGAAAATGAGACTCACTTCCATCTCGCGTTAAGGAAATGGCATGGACTAAACTTAACACTAAACTTCAAAAAGTTTAAGAAAGAAGTCTTTGGAATTATAACAGTTCCACAGTTGGTCCATAGGAAGGACGATGTGGTAgaaatattagaaaaatatttaaatttagaagaCCAATTGTGCCTACAACCTTTACTTGA AATTCTGGTGTCACTTGCCAAAGACCTACGAGATGACTTCTATCCATACTTTCCAAGATTTCTGGACATCTTAATAAGACTTCTAAAAACAAAAGATGCAGAAAGGCTTGAATGGACATTAGTCTGCCTTGCATTTCTTTTTAAAATCCTTAAACCGTACCTCAAGAAAGATATAGCAGTAGTGCTGAAGAGGATAATTCCGCTACTGAGTGAATCACAGCCTCAGTATATCAATAATTTTGCAGCAGAGAGCTTTGCATTTGTGGCTCGGGATATACGAGACAAGAAGAAGTTCATTGAACTTGTATTGAATTATCTGCAGACAAATGATGAT GCAATATCAGGGTGTGGCCACCTCATATTTGAAATCATTAAAGGTGTACCTGGCAAGTTCCACAGCTGCATTGAAACCTTCATTCCACTGCTTTTACAACACTTGAAAGAACACAAACCACACCAGGAAATACTCTTCAAACTCCTCACACAAACATTGGAGGACAGCTTGCAGACAATCAATTATAAGGAATTCTCCATATTCTGGACAAGTATTCTTAAATATACAGAAGAGATGCTTAAAGAAGATGAACAAAATAAAGGCCTTGAATTTATACTGAGACTTGCTGGTCAAGTGATAGAACACCAGAAAGGAAAATACCTGATAAATCCTCCACAATTTGTTCTACTTCTGATCAAAGTTATTTGTGAGCAATCGGCTGAAAATGTTCTTCAAGTTTGTGCCCAGATAGGAGCTTTGTTACTTCTCTCTCCAAATGTGTCATTATCACAAGAACATGCTGGGATCATAGTTAAAGTACTACTGCCGTTGCCATACCCAAACATTCTCATAAATTTCGTCCAGAATGTCATTGACTATACCCAATTTGACATGCACATATTGCCACCTTTTCTGAAGTATGTCATCCAATCTGGGTTTGATAAAGATGCTATGAGCACACTTAGCAAAATATGCCTAAAGAAGTCACCACTGTCCATGAATGGTATAAAGCTTTTTGAGTGGGTTAAATATCCCCTTGATTTTGGACCAAACCTACCTATGTTTATGGAGTACTTCTCAAGTataattaatgatgacattaacAATATCATTGAAAATCCACTGAAATTGATGAATGTGCTGGTCTGCCTGCCGCATATtgagaaaataaatattgatagtTGTGTGGCTGCATTGAGTCAACTTATATCTAAGCTGGTTCAGATATTGACAAATTACAACCTCGAAAACCAGTCAAGTGGCAATAAATACCACTGCAGCACTACAGAACTATCTAAGAGTGCAAGAAAAGTCCTATTCATACTTGCAAATGCAATGGAAAGTGCTATCCACATTTCCAGCTGTAGAAACTTGAAAGTAATTTGTGACATAGATACACTGCTGCCTGTGATATTGCCATATGCCGCAGATCCTAATTACTTGGCGGCATTGCATTTGACAGATTTGTATTTGACTGCTTGTGAGCAAGACAACAGTCTGTCTTCCCCTATACTGGCACTGATTGATTCTTATCTCAATGCCAATGTTTCTTCTCCATTCCATGTG GTTCGCCTGTTAACAACACATATTTACAAACTGTTTGAGAACACGGAACCTATAAACAAAACTGCTCAAGTAGGAGGCATTACTGAAAAATTATCAGTATTCAGCATGTGCTACTCTGTGGAATCTACTGTTCCCTCCATCCAAGAATACAGAGCCCAACAGAACACACTACAGAAGATGGTGTTCAATACTACTCAGTACGCACTATTAAAAGATACAGATTTCCACCTATATCCCTTAAATTATATGTTTGGGGTGTTGTATatgaattttaaattattatgggagCCAGTCACCGAATTCATTGCCAGCTATGGCAATTCTCTTGCTACTGACGAGTTTTGGCCGATTTTCCACAAAAATCTTCAAACCGCTTTTGACAATGCAAAAAAGGATTTGAAACAATTCAAGTTTGATGACGAATTCGAATGTGAATTTGATCTGTTGAAAGAACTCTATGCAGAACATAATAATATCTCAGAAAGACCAGATGTGTATAATTACAGAGATCTTTTATTGAAAGTGATGACTAATTGTATTCAGGTGTGTGAAGCAAAAAACAGAGATGTAGTTGTATTGTTTTTGAACTTTATTGAAGAAGAATATAAGAGAACTGACAAAGCGAATGCCCTTAAAATTGATGTAGAAAGCCGAAATAATGCTATGGATGTTGATAAACCGGATGAAGAAAATGTTAATGATGCAAATGTAGAAGAAATTACAGACATTGTTGAAGATGTCAAAGAAACTGTTTCTGGAAAAGTAACATTTAAAACTCTTATCAATGTGATGCAAGTTTTAGCACAGTTTAAAAATCCAAGAGCACTTCATAAAGAGCCAGTATTCTGGGAACTTTATATGGAATTTTTGAAACATAAAAACGCCGGTCTACAGAAATTTGCTTTAGATTGTGTCATAAACTACAAGAACAAAAGTATAGTTGCATATAAAAGCAATTTGTACAATCTAGTAGACGACAAAAAGTTTAAAGACGAATtgactttatttaaaattactgAAGACGCGCAAAACATTCACGCGAATGATAGAGAACATGTGATCCCAATTATCCTGAGAATTCTTTACGGGAAGATGACGTCTAAAATGGCGACAGACAAGAAAGGAGGCGGTCAAACTAGGAGATCATTAATCATGAGATATGTGGCTGGCTGTAATGAGAAAGAACTGAAAATGTTCGTTGAAATGGCATTCTCTCATGTAAAGCACTACATCACAATGCAACCCAAAGAAATATATGAAAGCATTGTCTCCACCTTAGACTTAAAATCCGTGATTATTCCAGGGAAGTTGCACAGTATTCTGAATTTGTTCGAAGTGGTACGTGAATATTTCGGAGGATATCTGAAGGATGAATTATTATCAGACTTACTAAAGATATTTATATCTGTGTGTTCGACGGTGGGGGCTGTTCTTGCTCACGGGGACAAAGTTCATGTTGGTTACTCCAAAGTAATGAAAAACCTCAGAACATTAGCCATAGGCATACTGACAAAGCTATTTGACCAGTTCGATAAGTATACTTGGAGTTCGGATGAGCTGAATGTTTTATTTGAAACTCTGATCTGGCCTCTAATGTCTAAATTACACATTGAAGGTATCCACAGCCCTACTGCACTTTTGAAACTATTGAACACATGGTGCCAAAATCCAAGATATTACGTTTTGCTTGTGACATGTCCAGAACGGGATTCATCTCTGAGTGCGATACCTGAGATATTCAAACTTCTACTAGCGCCAAAAACTAATCCTGTGGTTGTTAATATGATTCTAGATATGGTTGAAAAGTTATTAACCTTGACAGAAGACGAAGAGGACAAGGAATTACCTGCCATAGTGCCATTTAACACTACGCAAGTAGAATCTAATACTGAATTGTCTGTTGAGATGAATTTTGGCAGTAAGATTTTATTACCACACATTCCAAGCATATTGGAAGTTATGAAAAGACGCATCGCAAACTCAGCTAAGTCAAATACCATGAACAAAAGAGACTTGCTGATACTTTCGCGGGTCACAGAACTTGTGGCTTCGCCAGAATTGTGTGACGAACTTCTGAACCTTTTACTACCAATACTTGTTAAGAAAGTGTGTATGAATATGGCAGAAGAAAATATGGAGCATGCAGTCAATACCATCATCAACCTATTAGGTCACAGCACTAATCCTCAAACATATATCAAGAATATTGCTGTACTTTTCAACAAAATAACTCTAATTGATGTTAGGAAACTCCTACTTAAACTGTTGTCTTCAATAGCAGAAACAGCTcctaaaaacaaagaaattctAGCCCGTATCAGCAACGTCATATCCGAAATGAACGCATTTAACAAACGATGGATCGAACAGCCTGATTTCGATAGGAGACTGGATGCATACAAGACAATTTACCAGTTGCTGGATGACAATCAAATCGATCTAGATCTCGCTATACTTATTGTTAACAACTGTTTCTATTTCATACGGACTGAAAAGGATATAGGATTGCGTGATGGAGCCGGTCTATGTTTAAAGAAGATTCTCCCAAAATTGCTTCTGAAATATTGGTCAGCCACTGATGGTCAGTTTTTGGTTCGCGATACAGTTTTATCTCTAATATCAAACGGTATCAGAGACTCAAAGAACGAAATACTAAGGAATGAAAGTATAAACCTCCTTGGAGAACTAGCGAGGGAATGTCCAAGTACCGACGTCGTTCTATCAGACTTGGCCCATTTGACCAATAACGAGGACAGAGAAGTAGACTTCTTCGATAATATGTGCCATTTACAAATGCACAGACGCGTTAGAGCGCTAATGAAGTTCTGCAAAGTAGCAAAGAAAATGACTAAATGCCCTTCGCCAAGGACGCTCACCAATTTCATCTTGCCATTGGCTACGATTTACATTTGCGACGACAAATACACAGATAAAAACACCTTGATAGACGCGTGTATAGAAACAGTATCGACTTGCTGTAGATTACTTCCTTGGTACCATTATGAGGTGATACTAAAGTTGTATCTGAACAAAATGCGTCACGCTTCGGATCATCAGAAACAACTGACGCGATTGGTCGTCAGCATTCTAGATGCTTTCCACTTCGATTTCTCTAAAGCTAAGAATATTGAGCTACCTAAAGCTTTGCTCACTAACATTGATAATAGACCACAGAAGAATAAGAAAGGAAAAGAAGACAAGACTGTAAATGGAAATAAAACTAATGCAAAGGAAGAAGTGATAGAAGATGATGAAGAAACTGAAGGAAATGATGAAAAAGAAAGTGATGAAGCTGAAAAAACTACTGATAACTTAGAAGAAACGCAAATAGATATAGATTCAGAATTAAAAGCGGCCGATGCGGAGGCAGAAAGTGAAGAGCCAGTGAGTAAAGAGGTTACAACCGTGCCGGCTTTCGAGAGGGTTACGCAAGTCCCACCGTCTCTGGCAAAGAGAATTATCAAGTCCTTGTCAGCGGGGTTGCTTCCACAGCTCAATCg CGCTATCGGCAAGCTGACAGAGCACGAAGAGTCCCATAAGGTGAACCGCCGGCGTTTGGGCCTGGAGCGGCAAGCGGAAGACATGTTACGTGTGCCTATTGCTCTGGCTTTAGTTAAGCTGCTGCAGAGGCTGCCTGGCGATGTGCTGCGACATCAGCTGCCTGG TATCATCATAAAACTCTGTTCATTCCTGAAATCGCCACTGAAACAAGTGCGAATCACAGCTCGCGACATCGTCAAGAAAATCATGGTCACCATCGGTACTGCCTACATTGGCATCCTGTTAGAACACCTCACTCTACTCCTCACGAGAGGATTCCAAGTCCATGTATTAGTAGCCACTATACATTCCGTCCTAGACGCTTTGAAAACAGATTTCAAACCTGGAGAACTGAATAACAATTTAGACTACATTCTAGACGTTTGTATCAATGATCTGTTTGGAGCTTTATCTGAAGAAAAAGAGGTTGATAAACTACATTATAAAACACCAGAAGCTAAGCCTAGTAAGAAAAGTTATGTGACTTTGATGATAGTATCGCAAAACATAACAGAATCATGCCTTATCAACTTACTTTTACCTTTCAAAGAGGTGCTACAAAAGCACCAATCGAAGAAAATCGTCACAAAAGTTCAAGAAGCTCTAACACATATAACCAGTGGTTTAGTGACAAACAAATACATAGACGTCGAATCACTATTTATATTTCTACACGGTATAGCGTCGGAAAGCATACCTGAATTCGTACTCGGTGCACCTAAAAGAGAGATAACACAGAAGCAAAAAGAAAAGATGCTTACAGCTAAGCCTGATTGTTTTATAATCCCAGAAACGCCTAAGAGAAATAAAGAAGTGCAAGCGAAACATGTAAAGGTATCGGCAAAAGCTAACGCTCATGTCTTAGTTGAATTTAGTTTGAACATTCTATACGTGATCCTTAAAAGAGAAAAGGTTACAAGAGTGGAATGCAGGGCGTTCGTAGATCCGTTGATACCTTTACTAGTAGATGCGCTGAGGAGCGACCATGTCAAAGTAACTACTGTTGCTTTGAAGTGTATTGGAACGCTATGGACTATAAGGGTCAGTACGCCGACTCTCGAAGAAATGGTGAAAGACATTGTGAAGACGATGTTCCTGATTTTACACAAATATGCTACATTTGAAATTAGCAAACAGAATGATAATTACCATTTAGTTAGGAATGCATTTAAG GCAATTACAGTCCTCATCCGAAACGTGAAATACTACAAGATGGAGGCCGACCAACTGAAAACGCTCTTACTATACGCCGAGGAGGATTGCCAGAATGACGAGAAACAAGCCAGCTCGTTCTCTTTACTGAAGGCCATATTAGAAGCGAAACTCGTTTCCACGGAGCTTCACGAGGTCATGGAGAAAGTCTCCAAGATATGTATCCTGAGTGAATCAGCAAGATCAAG AGACGAAGCTCGTGCCATATTCGTAATGTACTTGACCAACTACTCGCCGGGAAAGCGACTGGAGCGCCACATTCAGTTCTTCGTGTCGCAGCTCAACTACGAGCTGCAGCACGGCAGGGAGTCCTCGCTCAAGTTCCTGGAGATGATCATCTGCAAGCTGCAAGTG GCCCAGCTCAACAAGCAAAGCGACTACCTCCTCCTGGCACTCGGCGCGTGTATGCTCAACGACGCGGCGCCCGCgtgccgcgccgccgccgccacctgCATCGAGCTCATGCTGAAACGATTCCCAGCCTTGGAGAGGAATAAGCTGTTCGATCTGGTCACCACGTTCTTTGAGGACACGcag CCGGTACACTTCGAGCTCGCAGCCCAACTGAGCATACGCTTCGTCAACGTCGAGGGCGACGAATTTAAAAGCCGACTCACCACAATCCTGCCCCTAGTCAGCGGCAAACTCCTCCTCCTAACCAACGACATCGGCGCCGGACGCTTCGTCAAGATACAACTAGAACACGCAGACGACAAGACTGACGAGGAAAAACAGAGAGAAAAAGATCACAGTCTCATACAAATGCTCAATCTAATCGATAAGATCACTGTCCAATGCGAGTCTAGTTTGAAGAACAAGAAATATATAAACGATTATGACGAAATAGCGCAGCAGTGTCAAGCGTTGCTGGCATATCCTCACGCTTGGGTTAGATTAAGAGCTGCGAAAGTTATACACCAGATTTTGTTAGCCGTTGATCCTCAGGAGTTAGATGTGGTAGTTAGAAAGAAGGTGGAAAGTGATAGAGGGTTTATTTTTGATAATACGGAGGAGGCGTTGAGGAGTTTGGTGTTGGATCTGTGTGCGCAGTACACTGCTGGTGTTTCACAAGAAATGGCTGAACAG GCCACAGCAGTACTATTCCAAATCTTGAAGCTAGTGCACTCTCTACCGAGTTTCAAGCTGCCGAGTAAAGTAAAAGACGAGGATGATATGGAGGGCGGCGGGAAGGTGAACATCCGCTGGATACTTTTCAAGCTCAGGAAGGCCTGCAACGTGGAGGTCGCTAAGGCGCCTGGCTCTATGAATATC CGCATCTCAATCTTCACAATGCTGCTTCACCTAATAAGCTCCTTCGAAACAAGCGACATCCTCCACTCCATAGTGGACATCCTTCTGCCGCCGTTAGTTCGCGAAATGTCCACCGGTGACCCGATGGCGCCAGCGTCGCCGGTCAAGCAACTCGCCACGCGGGTTGGCAAGAAGCTAAGAAGGAGGATAGGAGATATTGAGTATGGCAAGCTGTTAGCTGAAGCGCAGACCAGGCTTAATATAAGGAGAGCAGAGAGGAAAAAG